The Sulfurimonas sp. HSL-1716 sequence ATATCCGAGGTGTACAGCTTGTTTTCCAATGTCAGTTGAGTCTTGAAAGTTTCATCGTCGGTCTGAGGCATGTGAAAAGGTAAAAGATTCGCCTCTGCCTGCAAACGCAGTTTTTTTGCTTTTAACGCCGTGAGTTTAATGACGTTGGATGTAGCGGTCGAAGTGGATTTTGAGTTGTTTATCTTCAAGATAATCTGGTCTTTTTTGACCTCATCTCCCTCATGCACCATTATTGATTCGACTATACCTCCTTCAAGATTTTGTATTTTTTGATTTTGTCCGTAGGGAATGACTTTGCCGCTTCCTCTGGTTATTTCGTCTATCGATGCAAATGAAGCCCAGATAATCGCTATGGCGATAGTCAGCAGCCATATCTTTAAAACTCTGCTTATTCTTGAAGGAGTTTTTTCCAAAATGGCGGCACTGAGGCTCTGCATAAACTCATAGTCTCTTTCGTTAAACTCGTTATTAGCCATTGGAACTGCCTCCCTGCAACTGTTTTAATGCTTCCTCTTTCGGTGCGTCGACAATGATCTTTCCGTCATTTAGGACGATTACTCTGTCTACGATCTTTAAAAGAGCCATTTTTTGTGTTACAAACATAGATGTTTTTTCTTGTAATGTCTCTTGCAGATTGTTTAGCAGTTTGGCTTCTGTTATCTGATCCATTGCATTTGTAGGTTCGTCCAAGAGCATTATCGGCGAATCAAGCAAAAATGCGCGCGCTACGCCTATGCTTTGTCTCTGACCTCCCGAAAGTCCTGCACCTCGTTCGCCTACCGGCATCTCGTAACCTTTAGGATGTTTTTTCACAAACTCTGCCGTTGTGCTGATTCGCGCGGCTCGGATCATAGCCGCATCGTTTGCATGTGTTGCCCTGTATGTAATGTTTTCTTTTAGCGTTCCCCGAAAGAGCATAATGTCCTGTGATACGTATCCTATGTTTTTTCGCAGATCGGCAGGGTCTATCTGCTTGATATCGATGCCGTCTATAAGCACTTGTCCGCTGTCTGGCTCGTAGAGTCCGAGGATAAGCTTTAAGATGGTGCTTTTTCCAGAGCCTATCCTGCCGATAAAAGCCACCTTTTCGCCGGGATTGATCTGAAAAGATACGTTTTTCAGTACTTCGACATCCGAACCCGGATATTTGAATGTCACCTCTTTAAACTCGATGGTCCCTTTAAAGTCAGGTTTTTCGACAAATTTTTTGCCCGCGGGTCTTTCGCTTGGTTGTGAGATAATCTCGTTTATCGTATTGTACGATGTTTTAGTGTTTTCATAGTTTGTCATCAGCCCTGCGACCTGTCCCATAGGTGCAAGAGTTCTGCCTGTTAGGATCACGACCGCTATGAGCCCACCCATCGAGAGTTCAAAATCTTTTATGAGATAAGCTCCGTAAACTACGACCATTACCGTATTGAGCTGGATGAGAAATTGTGTTATGGTGGGGATGGAGGCCGAGAGCAGTCTGGATTTTAATCCGCGCGACGCTATCTCTCCCGTTGCTTCCTCCCATTGCCATTGCGCTAAGTTTAACGTTCCTAAAGTTTTTAACGTCTCTATGTTGTTCAGGGTTTCTATCAAGATCGCACTTTTTTTCGCACTTGCTTCATGCGTGCTTTCGATACTTTTGCGCAGAGGTTTTTTAATAAAAAATGCATAACTTAAAATGATACCCATGGTAATTATAGGTATAAACACTATCGTTCCGCCGATATAGCTGATAACGGCAAGAAAAATAATGGTGAAGGGAAGATCTATGACGGCTGCCATCGTTGCGTTTGTCAAGAAGTTTCTTATAGCGTCGAAATCTTTTATGTTACTGGCAAAAGAACCTACAGAAGTGGGATGAAACGCCATTTTAAGATTCATGACCTTTTCAAAGACGATAGAAGACATGATAATGTCGCTTTTTTTGGCGGCCATTTCAAGCAGGTAGGTACGAGTGAACTTTAAGAACGTATCAAGACTGTAGGCGATGGTGACACCTATGGCAAAAACCCAAAGGGTCTCCATAGCATTATTTGGCACGACCCTGTCGTAGACGTTCATGGTAAAAAGAGGGCTTGCAAGGACAAAAAGATTTATGAGCAAAGAAGCGAGGATCACATCTTTATATATGCCAAAAGAGAGTTTTACAGTACTCCAAAACCAGTGTTTTTGCTTTAGTTGAAGCGTTCTTGATGTTTCGTCCGTGTATTCGAAGGCTTTTTTTATCATGAAGGCGTAACCGACATATTCATCGGCAAGCGTATCTATGTCTACCCACTGTTCTATCGCTTCTTCGGCAGGCATGATTATCTTGGCTTCTGT is a genomic window containing:
- a CDS encoding type I secretion system permease/ATPase, which gives rise to MDSLLDCLVLFTKLYHKPYSAEALTAGLPIEMGKETPELFSINNSKGLFSRAAERAGLKSSLIKRPLQQISPLQLPMIILLSNQGACILDSFNKERTEAKIIMPAEEAIEQWVDIDTLADEYVGYAFMIKKAFEYTDETSRTLQLKQKHWFWSTVKLSFGIYKDVILASLLINLFVLASPLFTMNVYDRVVPNNAMETLWVFAIGVTIAYSLDTFLKFTRTYLLEMAAKKSDIIMSSIVFEKVMNLKMAFHPTSVGSFASNIKDFDAIRNFLTNATMAAVIDLPFTIIFLAVISYIGGTIVFIPIITMGIILSYAFFIKKPLRKSIESTHEASAKKSAILIETLNNIETLKTLGTLNLAQWQWEEATGEIASRGLKSRLLSASIPTITQFLIQLNTVMVVVYGAYLIKDFELSMGGLIAVVILTGRTLAPMGQVAGLMTNYENTKTSYNTINEIISQPSERPAGKKFVEKPDFKGTIEFKEVTFKYPGSDVEVLKNVSFQINPGEKVAFIGRIGSGKSTILKLILGLYEPDSGQVLIDGIDIKQIDPADLRKNIGYVSQDIMLFRGTLKENITYRATHANDAAMIRAARISTTAEFVKKHPKGYEMPVGERGAGLSGGQRQSIGVARAFLLDSPIMLLDEPTNAMDQITEAKLLNNLQETLQEKTSMFVTQKMALLKIVDRVIVLNDGKIIVDAPKEEALKQLQGGSSNG